The DNA sequence ATCAGATAAGGGGTGCCAAAGGTATTGTCGATCACCAGAGGAATCTTATGCTTGTGAGCGACTGCGGCGATTGCTTCAATATCCGCTACATCGCTGCTGGGATTGCCCAGTGTTTCAATAAAGATAGCTTTGGTGTTTTCCTGAATCGCTTTTTCATAGCCGTTTTCTTCCAACGGGTCCACAAAGGTAGTTGTAATGCCGTATTCAGGCAAAGTGTGCAGAAGCAGATTATAGGTACCGCCATAAATGGTTTTCTGGCAAACAATATGATCACCTGCCTTAGCCAGATTCTGAATGGTATAGGTAACAGCCGCCGCACCGCTGGCTACGGCCAAAGCGGCGGCACCGCCCTCCAAAGCGGCAATGCGCTGTTCAAAGATGCTTTGGGTGGGGTTGGTCAGGCGGCCATAGATGTTGCCGGCATCCTTGAGGGCAAAGCGGTCAGCGGCGTGCTGGCTGTTGTGGAACACATAAGAGGTGGTCTGATAAATGGGAACGGCTCTGGCATCAGTGGTGGGGTCGGGGGCCTCTTGGCCTACGTGAAGCTGAAGGGTTTCAAAGCGGTAATTTTTGTTGCTCATAGTATTCTCTTCTCCTTTTATTGTCATGATTTCTTGTTGCGGCAGAATAGCGAACAACAACATCGTTCCTTATACCGTATCAACAGCAGAGTAAGCTTTTCTGCAATCCGTCTGTACACAATGTACCTCCCGCAAGGCTGTTATTTCAACAAAAGCTCATATTCGGTTTCCTGATAGACACTGTAGTTGAGCCAGTTCAGATAAAAAAGGCTGGCATCGCTTTCCCACAGGGCTATGATTTCCTTGGTTGGGTCGTTATCTTGAAAATAGTTTTGGGGGAAGGGGGCATTTTCCAAATGCTGATCACGCTGGTATTCCTTTAAAAGGGTGCCACGGTCGTATTCAGGGTGCCCGCTCATAAAGAGGCGGCGGCCGTCCCGGCTGGCTACCAGATGAATGCCTGCTTGCTCAGAAGAGGCCAGAACAGTCAGCTGGGGATTGTTACGGATTGCCTGTGCATCGCTCTGGGTATAGCGGGAGTGGGGGGCAAAAAAGGTATCGTTCATGCCCAGAAACAGCTTGTTTTTAGGGTCTTCTTTGCAATGGGGGAATACACCCAGAAGCTTTTCAGGCATATCATTTTTCTCAATGCCGTAATAATGGTAAAGAGCGGCCTGCGCGGCCCAACAGATAAATAAGGAGCTAAAGGCGTGGGTTTTGCACCAATCCAGAATTTCGGCAAGCTCCTTCCAATAATCCACCGTTTCAAAGGGCAAATGCTCCAAGGGAGCGCCTGTGATAATGATGCCGTCAAAATTTTGTTCCTTAATTT is a window from the Oscillospiraceae bacterium MB08-C2-2 genome containing:
- the metA gene encoding homoserine O-succinyltransferase; amino-acid sequence: MPVIIPEKLPATQALIDSNIFVMNEGRAHSQDIRPLRICILNLMPDKITTETQLLRKLSNSIIQVQITLLTMKSHTSKNTSAGHLKSFYQYFEEIKEQNFDGIIITGAPLEHLPFETVDYWKELAEILDWCKTHAFSSLFICWAAQAALYHYYGIEKNDMPEKLLGVFPHCKEDPKNKLFLGMNDTFFAPHSRYTQSDAQAIRNNPQLTVLASSEQAGIHLVASRDGRRLFMSGHPEYDRGTLLKEYQRDQHLENAPFPQNYFQDNDPTKEIIALWESDASLFYLNWLNYSVYQETEYELLLK